The Thalassotalea sp. 273M-4 genome includes a region encoding these proteins:
- the gspI gene encoding type II secretion system minor pseudopilin GspI translates to MNARQMKGFTLLEVMLALAIFALAGMALTKSVNSTLMGTNHIEDVSIAQWIAANKLVDATLDQTWPPKKASGRVEMANREWFFHKIVKETEDKNLRAITIEVRFDEKDKHEITSLVTYVSNPKAKS, encoded by the coding sequence ATGAACGCTAGACAAATGAAAGGCTTCACTTTATTGGAAGTCATGCTGGCTTTGGCTATTTTTGCCCTAGCAGGCATGGCGTTAACTAAGTCGGTCAATTCAACTCTTATGGGAACCAATCATATCGAAGATGTGAGTATTGCTCAGTGGATAGCGGCGAATAAGTTGGTCGATGCTACTTTAGATCAAACTTGGCCACCAAAGAAAGCTTCTGGGCGGGTTGAAATGGCAAATCGAGAATGGTTTTTCCATAAAATTGTCAAAGAAACCGAGGATAAAAACCTACGGGCAATCACCATTGAAGTGCGATTTGATGAAAAAGATAAACACGAGATAACCTCGTTAGTCACTTATGTCAGTAATCCAAAGGCTAAAAGCTAA
- the gspK gene encoding type II secretion system minor pseudopilin GspK, which yields MIRAAQKGVALITVLLVVALAVVFATKMNSALLLQLQRVENINSNQQAYWYAMGAEAFAKTVLTLSFQDSSDKNVTHLGQIWASGQSSFPVDLGEISGEISDLQSCLNLNALVQSEQTKAESYSTGSGNSQTNADDKASDTGDESSQTNNEQSGEKNLPKMALKELIILLEVEGITSFEAESMADSLYDWLDGDSIISGSGGAEDNDYAAKLHPYLAANSKLASVGELRVIEHFTPAVINALKDYVCVLPNSDIHKININTIDPEKPILLQALLGGIDKSQAQDILSERGDSGFEKIEDFYSLTQVKEIKDFNQFRQQFVVDSEYFKLKTTTSFNNSFFSMSSVMKINTDQSISVINRSIGAD from the coding sequence ATGATTAGAGCCGCGCAAAAAGGGGTAGCGTTAATTACTGTGTTGCTTGTGGTTGCACTGGCGGTTGTTTTTGCGACCAAAATGAATTCTGCCTTATTGTTGCAATTGCAACGGGTCGAAAACATAAACTCAAACCAGCAAGCCTATTGGTATGCGATGGGGGCTGAAGCGTTTGCGAAAACAGTATTAACCCTTTCTTTTCAAGATAGCAGCGACAAGAATGTGACGCACTTAGGGCAAATTTGGGCGTCAGGGCAAAGTAGCTTTCCAGTTGACCTTGGTGAGATCAGTGGCGAAATATCCGACTTACAATCTTGTCTTAACTTAAACGCTTTGGTGCAATCAGAACAAACCAAAGCCGAATCGTATTCAACGGGCAGTGGTAACAGCCAGACCAATGCAGACGACAAGGCTAGCGATACGGGCGATGAAAGCAGCCAAACTAATAACGAACAAAGTGGTGAAAAAAACCTCCCTAAAATGGCCTTAAAAGAGCTTATCATTTTACTTGAGGTCGAAGGCATCACCAGTTTTGAAGCCGAGTCCATGGCGGATTCATTATATGACTGGCTTGACGGTGACAGTATTATTTCTGGTTCGGGTGGGGCTGAAGATAACGACTATGCCGCCAAATTACACCCCTATCTGGCAGCCAACAGTAAATTGGCCAGTGTGGGCGAATTACGCGTCATTGAGCATTTTACCCCAGCTGTGATAAACGCATTAAAAGACTATGTTTGTGTGCTCCCTAATTCGGATATACACAAAATAAACATCAATACCATCGACCCAGAAAAGCCCATCTTATTGCAGGCTTTATTAGGTGGTATAGACAAATCACAGGCGCAAGATATACTGTCTGAACGCGGCGACAGCGGATTTGAAAAAATCGAGGATTTTTATAGTCTTACGCAAGTTAAAGAGATTAAAGATTTTAATCAATTTCGTCAGCAGTTTGTGGTCGACAGTGAGTACTTTAAGCTGAAAACAACAACATCATTTAACAACAGTTTTTTCAGTATGAGTTCAGTGATGAAAATTAATACCGATCAAAGCATCAGCGTCATCAATCGCAGTATTGGAGCAGATTAA
- the rsgA gene encoding small ribosomal subunit biogenesis GTPase RsgA: MAKTKKLTKGQNRRIKKNLANKLKSNDQVNWQDDQLGPQQQGVIISRFGQHADVQTDDGEIFRCNIRRTIKSLVCGDLVVWRQGKETQHSVSGVIEAVHERHSVLSRPDVYDGVKPIAANIDQIFIVSSVVPAFNPDIIDRYLVATELTGIKPIIILNKTDLLDPQNRDLIEQRLAIIKDIGYEVIHASSKLESGIEPIRQRLKDKTSIFVGQSGVGKSTLVNTLMPELNLLTQEVSENSGLGQHTTTVARLYHFPTGGRLIDSPGIREFGLWHLSPEQVDRGFIEFQPYFGGCKFRDCKHLNDPGCALKQAVLDGHINPLRFESYQRIIASLGDNKLTSRFN; the protein is encoded by the coding sequence GTGGCCAAAACAAAGAAACTGACCAAAGGTCAAAATAGGCGGATTAAAAAAAATCTCGCGAATAAGCTGAAATCGAATGACCAGGTCAATTGGCAAGATGATCAATTAGGGCCTCAGCAACAAGGGGTCATTATCAGTCGATTTGGCCAACATGCCGATGTGCAAACCGATGACGGTGAGATTTTTCGCTGTAATATTCGCCGAACCATCAAAAGTTTGGTCTGTGGAGATCTGGTTGTTTGGCGTCAAGGCAAAGAAACTCAACACAGTGTTAGTGGTGTTATTGAAGCCGTACACGAGCGCCATTCGGTTTTAAGTCGACCCGATGTATACGATGGGGTTAAACCTATTGCGGCCAATATCGATCAAATTTTTATTGTCTCTTCGGTCGTGCCTGCGTTTAATCCCGACATTATAGATCGCTATCTTGTTGCCACTGAACTCACCGGTATTAAACCGATTATTATCCTTAATAAAACCGATTTGCTTGACCCACAAAACCGTGATCTCATTGAACAGCGCTTAGCGATCATCAAGGACATTGGTTACGAAGTCATTCATGCCAGTAGCAAACTCGAGTCGGGGATTGAGCCCATTCGCCAACGATTAAAAGATAAAACCTCAATTTTTGTGGGTCAATCAGGGGTCGGCAAGTCCACTTTGGTCAATACTCTGATGCCCGAATTGAACCTTCTAACACAAGAAGTATCTGAAAACTCAGGTTTAGGTCAACACACCACCACCGTTGCCCGCCTATATCATTTTCCCACTGGTGGTCGCTTAATTGACTCGCCAGGGATACGAGAATTTGGTTTATGGCACTTAAGTCCTGAGCAAGTTGATCGAGGCTTTATCGAATTTCAACCTTATTTTGGTGGCTGTAAGTTTCGCGACTGCAAGCACCTTAACGATCCCGGCTGTGCACTTAAACAAGCGGTTTTAGATGGTCATATCAACCCATTGCGTTTTGAAAGCTATCAACGCATTATTGCCAGCTTGGGAGATAACAAGTTAACCTCTCGTTTTAATTAA
- the gspG gene encoding type II secretion system major pseudopilin GspG has translation MNRKQFKASKGFTLLEVMVVIVILGILGSMVVPNLIGNLDKANIQKAISDVSALEGAMIRYKTDNYQFPTTDQGLEALVEETDIEPLPRRFLDGGYINRLPEDPWGNEYILLSPGEMGKFDIFSAGADGEPGTDDDIGNWNLEEWRSGKKQSDS, from the coding sequence ATGAATCGTAAACAATTTAAGGCATCCAAGGGTTTTACCTTGTTAGAAGTCATGGTCGTTATTGTTATCTTAGGTATTTTGGGCAGTATGGTCGTTCCTAATTTAATTGGTAACCTAGACAAAGCCAATATTCAAAAAGCCATCTCTGATGTCTCGGCCTTAGAAGGGGCGATGATTCGTTATAAAACCGACAATTATCAATTCCCAACGACCGATCAAGGTCTAGAAGCCCTGGTAGAAGAAACCGATATTGAACCCCTACCAAGGCGCTTTCTTGATGGTGGTTATATTAACCGACTACCCGAAGACCCATGGGGTAATGAATACATTCTTCTCAGTCCTGGTGAAATGGGTAAATTTGATATTTTTAGTGCTGGCGCCGATGGTGAACCAGGTACCGATGATGATATTGGTAACTGGAACCTAGAAGAGTGGCGCTCTGGTAAAAAACAAAGCGATTCTTAA
- the gspL gene encoding type II secretion system protein GspL — protein sequence MKETLYIRISSQEQGPIQWLIEQPGNEDEIASGRLSSCFELGELTEKAYNRDVVVLVNGADVHVTALPVPGKSDRAIKSAAPFMIEDNIAQDVEELYFAFSNKPKGYQGDANCFLAYVQEHQMHTWLGWFAKANIAIKQMLPDVLAMPVIDGAWTAIEIDGQWLLAKSVWDGAVIDSNFAPVVLQKACQENKTPCQIHLYSEFSGDIDNIEFTLEEPELPMLLLARGAAKQSFNLLQGAFQIKEKTSPLRKNWLAVASIAMLALVLNLLLKGVEIWQLEAEYDALSAQIEQNYKEVFPDTKRVRLNTVKRQLSNKISELGGGSSDTDLLVMIDRIRPAFIAVPSLKPDSLRFDAKRNELRLNVRGKNYQSFEAFKAELIKADLDVDAGAQSNQGDQVVGSFNIKGKS from the coding sequence ATGAAAGAAACCCTCTATATCCGTATTTCAAGTCAGGAACAAGGGCCTATTCAATGGCTTATTGAACAACCTGGCAATGAGGATGAAATTGCTAGCGGTCGCTTAAGCTCTTGCTTTGAGCTTGGTGAATTAACCGAAAAAGCCTACAATCGAGACGTTGTTGTACTGGTCAATGGCGCTGATGTACATGTAACCGCACTACCTGTTCCTGGCAAATCAGACCGGGCGATTAAAAGCGCCGCACCTTTTATGATTGAAGACAATATCGCCCAAGATGTTGAAGAGTTGTATTTTGCTTTTAGCAACAAGCCAAAAGGCTATCAGGGGGATGCCAATTGCTTTTTAGCTTATGTTCAAGAGCACCAAATGCACACGTGGTTGGGCTGGTTCGCCAAGGCCAATATTGCAATTAAACAAATGCTACCCGATGTTTTAGCTATGCCGGTGATTGATGGTGCTTGGACGGCGATTGAAATTGATGGCCAATGGCTACTGGCAAAATCGGTTTGGGATGGTGCGGTAATAGATAGCAATTTTGCGCCGGTGGTCTTACAAAAAGCCTGTCAGGAGAATAAAACACCATGCCAAATTCACCTATACAGTGAGTTTTCAGGCGATATTGACAACATCGAGTTTACGTTAGAAGAGCCTGAGTTACCCATGTTGTTATTGGCAAGGGGGGCTGCTAAGCAATCATTTAATTTATTGCAGGGGGCGTTTCAAATAAAAGAAAAGACATCACCACTGCGTAAGAATTGGTTGGCAGTCGCCTCGATAGCGATGCTTGCGCTGGTGCTTAATTTACTTCTTAAAGGTGTTGAAATTTGGCAACTAGAAGCCGAATATGATGCACTCTCAGCGCAAATTGAGCAAAATTACAAAGAGGTTTTTCCCGACACCAAACGGGTTCGATTAAATACCGTAAAACGCCAGTTATCGAATAAAATTTCCGAGCTTGGTGGTGGTAGTAGTGATACCGATTTGCTGGTGATGATTGACCGGATAAGGCCAGCTTTTATTGCCGTCCCCAGTTTGAAACCGGACTCATTACGTTTTGATGCTAAACGCAATGAGCTTAGACTCAATGTTCGAGGAAAAAACTATCAAAGTTTTGAAGCGTTTAAAGCGGAACTTATCAAAGCTGACTTAGACGTTGATGCGGGAGCCCAAAGTAATCAAGGCGATCAAGTTGTGGGTTCATTTAACATCAAAGGAAAATCATAA
- the asd gene encoding archaetidylserine decarboxylase (Phosphatidylserine decarboxylase is synthesized as a single chain precursor. Generation of the pyruvoyl active site from a Ser is coupled to cleavage of a Gly-Ser bond between the larger (beta) and smaller (alpha chains). It is an integral membrane protein.): MSLDNMKIALQYAMPKHGLSRLVGLFAKSKAGWLTHFAIKRFIKAYGIDMSEAKWQNPEDFATFNDFFTRELKDGAREINPDPMEICFPVDGTISQQGDIEDDRVIQAKGFNYSLTTLLGGNEETAAPFQQGKFSTIYLAPKDYHRIHMPMDGTLREMIFVPGDLFSVNPLTANNVPNLFSRNERVVAIFDTEIGPMAMVLVGATIVASIETVWAGTIAPSKGKQIQRWQYPSDGEHAIHLKKGEEMGRFKLGSTTVCCFPKDTIEFTEGDDNGTVTRLGKPYAQRIDKAQAKAETPAEN, translated from the coding sequence GTGTCACTAGATAATATGAAAATAGCTCTACAATACGCCATGCCTAAACATGGTTTGTCTCGCCTTGTTGGCTTATTTGCAAAATCAAAAGCCGGCTGGTTGACTCACTTTGCTATTAAACGATTTATCAAAGCATACGGCATTGATATGAGTGAAGCGAAATGGCAAAACCCAGAAGATTTTGCCACTTTTAATGACTTTTTCACCCGCGAACTGAAAGACGGCGCCCGTGAAATCAATCCAGATCCAATGGAAATTTGTTTCCCTGTTGATGGTACCATCAGTCAACAAGGTGATATCGAAGACGACCGCGTTATTCAAGCCAAAGGCTTTAACTATTCTTTGACCACGTTACTTGGTGGCAATGAAGAAACCGCAGCGCCCTTTCAACAAGGTAAGTTTTCAACCATCTATTTAGCCCCTAAAGACTATCATCGTATTCATATGCCAATGGATGGTACGTTAAGAGAAATGATTTTTGTACCAGGCGATTTATTTTCTGTTAACCCGTTAACAGCCAACAATGTGCCTAACTTGTTTTCTCGCAATGAGCGTGTTGTGGCTATCTTTGATACCGAAATAGGCCCTATGGCCATGGTTCTTGTTGGGGCGACCATTGTTGCCAGTATTGAGACCGTTTGGGCTGGCACTATTGCCCCGTCTAAAGGCAAACAGATCCAACGTTGGCAGTACCCAAGCGACGGTGAGCATGCGATTCATTTGAAAAAAGGCGAAGAGATGGGGCGCTTTAAGTTAGGTTCAACGACCGTGTGTTGTTTCCCTAAAGATACCATTGAGTTTACTGAAGGCGATGACAACGGCACTGTGACACGCCTTGGCAAACCGTATGCGCAACGTATCGATAAAGCACAAGCCAAAGCAGAAACACCTGCAGAGAACTAA
- the gspJ gene encoding type II secretion system minor pseudopilin GspJ translates to MRNKGFTLLEVLIAVALFAIISLASTAMLTNIIESSDANKIKTSQINQLQRAFLVMERDFLQMTRRTIRLEGEAPLKNFIYSSETSFASVEQGIGFVRTGWRNPALLLPRSDVQALGYQLEEQTLNRIHYVFADPVVGEEPKVRPLLNGVKSLAFEYYYANKWQENLPTSDLPEAIAVEIELEEYGLIRRQFLLPSTMSSTENND, encoded by the coding sequence ATGAGAAATAAAGGCTTTACCTTACTGGAAGTATTAATAGCGGTTGCCCTATTTGCCATTATCTCACTGGCAAGCACGGCTATGCTGACCAACATTATAGAAAGCAGCGACGCCAATAAAATAAAAACCAGTCAAATAAATCAGCTACAACGAGCGTTTTTGGTGATGGAAAGAGACTTTTTGCAAATGACTCGTCGCACCATACGCCTAGAAGGTGAAGCACCACTTAAGAACTTTATTTACAGTTCAGAAACCAGTTTTGCCAGTGTTGAACAGGGCATTGGTTTCGTTCGAACGGGTTGGCGCAATCCTGCCTTATTATTACCCCGTAGTGATGTACAAGCGCTTGGATATCAACTAGAAGAACAGACGCTTAACAGAATCCATTATGTCTTTGCCGATCCGGTTGTTGGCGAAGAGCCAAAAGTTCGGCCCTTGCTCAATGGGGTCAAAAGCTTGGCTTTTGAATATTATTATGCCAACAAGTGGCAAGAAAATTTGCCTACCAGTGATTTACCCGAAGCAATCGCAGTGGAAATAGAGTTGGAAGAGTACGGCTTGATTCGTCGCCAATTTTTGTTGCCTAGCACAATGTCGAGTACCGAAAACAATGATTAG
- a CDS encoding glycerophosphodiester phosphodiesterase, which yields MRIFAHRGASGYEPENTLLAIKKALHMKVDAIEIDVHLCDGQLVLIHDHWVDKTTNGHGRVSQMSFTQLRLLDAGKNCQIPTLNEALELIAGQCSVNIELKSAGTVELTLQAMQHAINHYGFSQQQFIVSSFDHHLIKHLKQLAPSYQIGALTASCPIDYAAFASALNAYSVHVDFDVISQAFVEDAHQRGLKVYVYTCDRQEDLIHLAKLKVDGVFANYPDQAKAILLAAK from the coding sequence GTGCGCATTTTTGCCCATCGCGGAGCCAGTGGTTACGAGCCAGAGAATACGCTCTTAGCCATTAAAAAAGCTTTGCACATGAAGGTGGACGCCATTGAAATTGATGTTCACCTTTGTGATGGGCAACTCGTGCTTATTCATGACCATTGGGTTGATAAAACCACCAACGGTCATGGCCGAGTAAGTCAAATGAGTTTTACTCAGTTACGTTTACTCGACGCCGGTAAAAACTGCCAAATTCCGACCCTAAATGAAGCGCTCGAACTGATTGCTGGTCAATGCTCTGTCAATATCGAATTAAAGTCCGCAGGAACCGTTGAATTAACCCTGCAAGCGATGCAGCATGCGATCAACCATTACGGCTTTAGCCAACAACAATTTATCGTTTCCTCATTTGATCATCACCTAATAAAACACCTAAAGCAACTTGCCCCTAGTTACCAAATTGGTGCCTTAACCGCCAGCTGTCCGATTGATTATGCCGCTTTTGCCAGCGCACTTAATGCCTACAGTGTGCATGTCGATTTTGATGTGATAAGCCAAGCATTTGTCGAAGATGCTCACCAGCGTGGACTAAAAGTGTATGTCTATACCTGCGATCGGCAGGAAGATCTTATCCATTTAGCCAAGCTTAAGGTAGATGGTGTATTTGCAAATTATCCTGATCAAGCCAAAGCCATTTTACTCGCCGCCAAATAA
- the gspM gene encoding type II secretion system protein GspM, with translation MLKEKWQALNQREKSLVAIMALVVTIFLFVTVIWQPLNDSVERSKERVERQQKLAAWMATNLQRYQALKQQGGVTSTGSLSSIVNRTARSQNITLARMQPQGDDLQVWIDEVPFDNLITWLDSLTTREGLHVEAIDIAPASVAGTVKVRRLQVSKG, from the coding sequence ATGCTAAAAGAAAAATGGCAGGCATTAAATCAACGAGAGAAATCTTTGGTGGCCATCATGGCGCTAGTGGTTACGATTTTTTTATTCGTCACCGTTATTTGGCAACCATTAAATGATAGTGTCGAAAGAAGTAAAGAGCGGGTTGAGAGGCAACAAAAACTGGCCGCATGGATGGCAACAAACCTACAACGCTACCAGGCCTTAAAACAACAAGGCGGGGTAACTTCAACGGGAAGTTTATCGAGCATTGTAAACCGTACAGCTCGAAGTCAAAATATCACCTTAGCCAGAATGCAACCACAAGGGGATGATTTGCAAGTGTGGATAGATGAGGTGCCTTTTGATAACTTGATCACGTGGCTTGATAGCTTAACAACCCGTGAAGGTTTGCACGTTGAGGCCATCGATATTGCACCAGCATCGGTTGCTGGTACGGTTAAAGTAAGACGATTACAGGTATCTAAAGGATGA
- a CDS encoding type II secretion system protein N, with translation MISGKKLTLIVVIFVVAYLGFVIALAPIKNILGFVELPKQVAVVNPKGSLWHGRAESIWVEQVELKNVRWTVNLLSLLTFNPSVDIDFGNRSKSQPNGSLTLRGLSSDLTVSDANVSVAANTALSYYPVPFELQADGDLQLNIDKFVVGQPICSHLAGQLSWPQARVSAMDESVELGPLKADLTCEQGELLVTIDINNNLGLEFNARVAMDKISGQGYLTPGAKFPAEVRPLLSFIGRPDNRGRYRLKI, from the coding sequence ATGATTTCAGGTAAGAAACTCACTCTAATAGTGGTTATATTTGTCGTTGCCTATTTGGGGTTTGTTATTGCTCTGGCACCGATTAAAAATATATTAGGATTTGTAGAACTACCAAAACAGGTGGCCGTGGTGAACCCCAAAGGCAGCCTTTGGCATGGCCGGGCAGAAAGTATTTGGGTTGAACAGGTAGAACTGAAGAATGTACGCTGGACGGTGAATTTATTGTCTTTATTAACCTTTAACCCAAGTGTTGACATTGACTTTGGTAATCGCAGTAAGAGCCAACCAAACGGCAGCCTAACATTAAGAGGGTTAAGCTCTGATTTAACCGTTAGCGATGCGAACGTATCGGTAGCGGCAAACACCGCCTTGTCTTATTATCCGGTGCCATTTGAGTTGCAAGCTGATGGCGACTTACAGTTAAACATCGATAAGTTTGTTGTTGGTCAACCGATTTGTTCACACCTTGCAGGGCAATTAAGTTGGCCGCAAGCACGCGTTAGTGCAATGGATGAAAGCGTTGAATTGGGCCCATTAAAGGCTGATTTAACCTGCGAACAAGGCGAATTGCTGGTTACCATAGATATCAATAATAACCTTGGCCTAGAATTTAACGCACGGGTGGCAATGGATAAAATTAGCGGCCAAGGGTATTTAACTCCGGGGGCTAAGTTTCCGGCCGAAGTACGACCATTACTCAGCTTTATTGGGCGACCCGATAATCGTGGTCGTTATCGTTTGAAAATTTAA
- the gspF gene encoding type II secretion system inner membrane protein GspF gives MAAFDYQAVDAKGKTKKGVIEGDTARQVRSLLREQGLIPIEVTASLNKAKEQSTGSRFGGKRISTTELALITRQLATLVESGLPLEEALLAVAEQCEKDKLKSIIMSVRSKVTEGFTLAESMAEFPAIFENLYRAMVAAGEKSGHLDNVLNRLADYTEQRQHMRSQLIQALVYPIIMTVIAVSVIIVLLVAVVPEIVGQFEHMNQQLPATTTFLIAVSEFLQSYALWIVLLIVLAIVAFKQMMKKPGFRLQVHAKTLFLPIIGKVARGINTARFARTLSICTASAVPLLESMKIAGEVLTNEHIKARVKEAADKVREGTSLQSSLKQTKLFPPMMLHMIASGEKSGELEQMLERAADNQDREFEAIVSISLKVFEPALMVSMAGVVLFIVMAIIQPILQLNTLI, from the coding sequence ATGGCAGCATTTGATTATCAGGCCGTTGACGCCAAAGGCAAAACCAAAAAAGGTGTTATTGAAGGGGATACCGCTCGTCAAGTTCGTAGTTTGCTCCGTGAACAGGGCTTGATCCCCATTGAAGTGACTGCCAGTTTAAACAAAGCCAAAGAACAGTCCACAGGATCTCGCTTTGGTGGTAAACGCATATCGACAACGGAGCTGGCGTTAATTACCCGTCAATTAGCTACGTTGGTGGAGTCGGGCTTACCGTTAGAAGAGGCGCTACTGGCTGTGGCCGAGCAGTGTGAAAAAGATAAACTAAAAAGTATCATCATGTCGGTGCGCTCTAAAGTAACGGAAGGTTTCACTTTAGCCGAGTCGATGGCAGAATTTCCGGCCATTTTTGAAAACTTATATCGAGCGATGGTGGCTGCGGGTGAAAAGTCAGGTCACTTAGATAATGTGTTAAATCGCTTGGCAGACTATACCGAGCAACGTCAACATATGCGTTCCCAGCTTATTCAAGCATTAGTTTACCCCATTATTATGACCGTGATTGCGGTTAGCGTTATTATTGTTTTGTTGGTGGCCGTTGTGCCTGAAATTGTTGGTCAGTTTGAACACATGAACCAGCAACTTCCGGCGACCACAACGTTTTTAATCGCGGTCAGTGAATTTTTACAATCTTACGCTTTGTGGATTGTATTATTAATTGTTTTGGCCATTGTGGCGTTTAAGCAAATGATGAAAAAACCAGGCTTTCGTTTGCAAGTTCATGCCAAAACTTTATTTTTACCGATCATTGGCAAAGTCGCTCGTGGCATCAATACCGCTCGGTTTGCGCGAACGTTAAGCATTTGTACAGCCAGTGCCGTGCCATTATTAGAGAGCATGAAGATTGCCGGAGAGGTACTCACCAACGAGCATATAAAAGCTCGGGTAAAAGAAGCCGCCGACAAAGTGCGCGAAGGTACCAGTTTGCAGTCGTCATTGAAACAAACCAAGTTATTTCCCCCAATGATGTTACACATGATTGCCAGTGGTGAAAAAAGTGGCGAGTTAGAACAAATGTTAGAACGAGCGGCGGATAATCAGGATCGTGAATTTGAAGCCATCGTTAGTATCTCATTAAAAGTCTTTGAACCGGCTCTCATGGTATCGATGGCGGGTGTGGTACTATTTATAGTAATGGCAATTATTCAGCCAATACTGCAGTTAAATACATTAATATAG
- the orn gene encoding oligoribonuclease → MLQDPQNLIWLDLEMTGLEPEQDVILEIASIVTDSQLNILAQGPVLAIHQSDTVLENMNEWCIKQHGKSGLTQRCQQSTVTIEQAEQQTLAFLTQWVPKGVSPMCGNTIGQDRRFINRYMPELEQHFHYRNLDVSTIKELVRRWQPEVLTKVEKTGAHLALDDIKESINELKVYRQHVFKI, encoded by the coding sequence ATGTTACAAGATCCACAAAATCTGATTTGGCTCGATCTCGAAATGACCGGCCTCGAACCTGAACAGGATGTTATTTTGGAAATCGCATCCATAGTGACCGATAGCCAACTAAATATTTTGGCTCAAGGCCCTGTATTGGCGATACATCAATCTGATACTGTGCTTGAGAATATGAATGAATGGTGCATTAAACAACATGGAAAAAGTGGCTTAACACAACGTTGTCAACAATCTACAGTAACCATCGAACAAGCAGAACAGCAAACGCTGGCATTTCTAACGCAATGGGTACCTAAAGGCGTATCACCGATGTGTGGTAATACCATTGGTCAAGATCGTCGTTTTATCAACCGCTACATGCCCGAGTTAGAACAACACTTTCATTATCGTAACCTTGATGTTAGCACGATTAAAGAATTGGTAAGACGTTGGCAACCTGAGGTTCTGACGAAAGTTGAAAAAACCGGTGCTCACCTTGCCCTTGATGATATTAAAGAATCAATTAATGAGCTAAAAGTCTATCGTCAGCATGTGTTCAAAATTTAA
- a CDS encoding prepilin-type N-terminal cleavage/methylation domain-containing protein, whose amino-acid sequence MRSIKGFTLLEVLLVLVIIGFMVTALIPGIRGVDIEDELEQHSQKFSSVFVLASEYALLNNLELGLYVKDNSYQFLGFDGVRWVPISEHKFFQQVQFEPPFSIKLSLDELALEDELSLDQSLFEEIETEESFKDEEEFIYPQVYILSAGEITPFTLTFTYDDGTDLPMNFDVTGEYSIPLVIKGPWFDHER is encoded by the coding sequence GTGCGAAGTATTAAGGGGTTTACCCTGCTTGAGGTATTGTTGGTATTGGTGATCATCGGCTTTATGGTGACTGCCCTGATCCCTGGGATCCGAGGAGTCGATATCGAAGATGAACTTGAGCAACATAGCCAGAAATTTTCCTCCGTATTTGTTCTTGCCAGCGAATATGCTCTGCTAAATAACCTAGAGTTAGGGCTTTATGTCAAAGACAATAGCTACCAGTTCTTAGGCTTTGATGGAGTACGCTGGGTACCCATTTCTGAACATAAATTCTTTCAACAAGTTCAATTTGAACCGCCCTTTAGCATTAAGCTGAGTTTGGATGAACTCGCGCTGGAAGACGAGCTCTCGCTTGATCAATCATTGTTTGAAGAAATCGAAACCGAAGAATCGTTTAAAGACGAAGAAGAATTCATTTATCCACAAGTCTATATTTTGTCCGCGGGGGAAATAACCCCGTTTACCTTAACCTTCACCTATGATGATGGCACCGATTTACCGATGAATTTTGATGTTACGGGGGAGTATTCTATACCCTTGGTAATAAAAGGACCTTGGTTTGACCATGAACGCTAG